The proteins below are encoded in one region of Carettochelys insculpta isolate YL-2023 chromosome 32, ASM3395843v1, whole genome shotgun sequence:
- the LOC142004821 gene encoding olfactory receptor 6F1-like, whose product MDARPETEVRNQTIIHEFILLGFPGTWHFRMSLAVLFLVAYVLTIVGNVSIMALVRTHSQLHTPMYFFLCNLSFLEIWLTTSCLPKAIGVMLGTSQTISFTACLLQLFFLLSLGATECFLLAAMAYDRYLAICHPLRYSTLMNNRIIAQLVLASWLAGFLAISVLVALISKLSFCGANVINHFLCQMESWIPLSCMDTHVIEMTTFILSFFVIIVSCTITVVSYICIISTISRIPSAQAWQKAFSTCSAHLTVVTLWFGSCIILFVKPSAQNTLDFNKTVNIFNTIITPLLNPFIYTLRNKDVKDALGQTFRGTFSGFRKALSY is encoded by the coding sequence ATGGATGCCAGACCTGAGACAGAAGTGAGAAACCAAACCATCATTCATGAGTTCATTCTACTGGGCTTTCCCGGCACTTGGCACTTCCGGATGTCCCTGGCTGTGCTGTTTTTGGTTGCATACGTCCTAACGATTGTAGGGAACGTGTCCATCATGGCCTTGGTGAGAACCCACtctcagctccacacccccatgtacttcttcctctgcaatctctccttcctggagatctggctCACCACATCCTGTCTCCCCAAGGCCATTGGCGTCATGCTGGGTACAAGCCAAACCATCTCTTTCACTGCTTGCCTCCTGcaattgttttttctcctctccttgGGTGCCACAGAATGTTTCCTCCTGGCTGCAATGGCCTATGACCGTTACCTGGCCATTTGCCACCCATTGCGCTATAGCACCCTCATGAACAACCGTATCATTGCTCAGCTGGTCCTTGCTTCTTGGCTGGCCGGGTTCCTGGCCATCTCTGTGCTGGTTGCTCTAATCTCCAAGTTGTCATTCTGTGGTGCTAACGTcataaatcattttctttgccaaaTGGAGTCCTGGATCCCACTTTCCTGCATGGACACACATGTCATTGAGATGACAACGTTCATTCTCTCATTCTTTGTCATCATCGTCTCATGCACGATAACCGTGGTCTCCTACATttgcattatctccaccatctcGAGAATCCCATCAGCCCAAGCCtggcaaaaggccttttccacttgCTCAGCCCACCTCACTGTTGTGACCCTCTGGTTCGGCTCCTGCATTATTCTTTTTGTTAAACCTTCGGCACAGAACACTCTGGATTTCAACAAAACAGTCAACATCTTTAACACTATCATAACTCCCCTGTTAAATCCTTTCATTTACACACTAAGAAACAAGGACGTGAAGGACGCCTTAGGACAAACATTCAGGGGAACATTCAGTGGTTTTAGAAAAGCTTTGAGTTACTAG